A window of the Tripterygium wilfordii isolate XIE 37 chromosome 12, ASM1340144v1, whole genome shotgun sequence genome harbors these coding sequences:
- the LOC120010086 gene encoding probable protein phosphatase 2C 27, translated as MAAGMDFSPPFTRAEGGYSKDNVSARENENPENLDHMKQTTNGKPPRCISVIRHCVSSTKLLQATDVELDIGIIIKKSPLDTNTEFLPVFRSGSCAERGPKQYMEDEHICIDNLTEHLHATADFPSLGAFYGVFDGHGGTDAALFVRNNILRYIIEDSHFPACVEKAIKCAFVKADHAFADDGTLDISSGTTALTALIFGRTLIIANAGDCRAVLGRRGRAIEMSKDHKPNCTSEKLRIEKLGGVVYDGYLNGQLSVARALGDWHMKGPRGSACPLSAEPELQEMHLTEDDEFLIMGCDGLWDVMSSQCAVTMTRKELMLHNDPERCSRELVREALKRNTCDNLTVIVICFSSEPPPRIEIPPTRVRRSISAEGLNLLKGVLDSNS; from the exons ATGGCAGCAGGTATGGATTTTTCTCCTCCATTTACCAGAGCAGAAGGTGGGTACAGTAAGGATAATGTATCAGCCAGGGAAAATGAGAATCCTGAGAATTTAGATCATatgaaacaaacaacaaatgggAAACCTCCAAGGTGTATCTCTGTGATTCGGCATTGTGTGAGCTCTACAAAGCTGCTGCAGGCCACTGATGTG GAATTGGATATTGGAATCATTATCAAGAAGTCGCCTTTAGATACAAATACAGAATTTTTACCTGTGTTCCGATCAGGAAGCTGTGCTGAAAGAGGGCCCAAACAGTACATGGAGGATGAACAcatatgcatagacaaccttACAGAACATCTGCATGCAACAGCAGACTTTCCTTCCCTTGGAGCTTTCTATGGG GTGTTTGATGGCCATGGTGGTACAGATGCGGCATTGTTTGTTAGAAATAACATCCTTAGATACATAATTGAGGACTCACATTTTCCAGCATGTGTAGAGAAGGCGATTAAGTGTGCTTTTGTGAAAGCGGATCATGCATTTGCAGATGATGGTACTCTTGATATCTCATCCGGCACGACTGCTTTAACTGCCCTTATTTTTGGAAG GACATTGATTATTGCTAATGCTGGTGATTGTCGTGCTGTGCTTGGGAGGCGAGGTAGAGCAATTGAGATGTCCAAAGACCACAAACCAAATTGTACATCCGAAAAGCTAAGAATCGAGAAACTTGGTGGTGTTGTTTATGATGGCTACCTCAATGGTCAATTATCAGTGGCACGCGCCCTCGGTGATTGGCATATGAAGGGACCCAGAGGTTCTGCTTGCCCATTAAGTGCTGAGCCAGAATTGCAAGAGATGCATTTGACTGAGGATGACGAGTTCTTAATAATGGGTTGCGATGGCCTATGGGATGTAATGAGCAGCCAGTGTGCTGTGACAATGACAAGGAAAGAGTTGATGCTCCATAATGATCCTGAAAGATGCTCAAGAGAGCTGGTAAGGGAGGCACTGAAACGCAACACTTGTGATAATCTCACTGTAATTGTCATTTGTTTCTCCTCTGAACCACCCCCTCGGATAGAGATCCCTCCAACCCGAGTTCGGAGGAGCATATCCGCTGAAGGGTTGAATTTACTCAAAGGTGTATTGGACAGCAACTCATGA
- the LOC120011440 gene encoding MLO protein homolog 1-like, with protein sequence MAGGAAGERSLKETPTWAVATVCAVFVLLSIAIEHGIHSLGKWFLKRQKKAMIEALEKIKAELMLLGFISLLLTFGTRFISKICIPKSLGNTMLPCNVKNAYSEDHGDGGGDDRRKLLSVAENVIWHRVLAAAGGGGDYCSNKNKVPLISQSGVHQLHIFIFVLAVFHVLYSVLTIALAKAKMKKWQAWESETSSIEYQFTNDPARFRFAHQTSFVRRHSGISRIPGIRWIVAFFRQFFGSISKVDYITMRHGFITAHLSPNSKFDFHKYIKRSMEDDFKVVVGISFPLWACAVIFLLLNVYNWYTLSWITLVPLVILLSVGTKLELIIMEMAHEIQDRSTVVRGAPLVEPSNKYFWFSRPEWILFLIQYTLFENAFQMAYFLWTLYEFGIKSCFHENLGLMLGRVLLGVALQILCSYITFPLYALVTQMGSHMKQAIFEEQTAKALMKWRKAAKDKKKLRNGAVVDGSVSGFMSGETTPSRTASPAHLLHNYKYKSHQADIESVGNSPVSYHSDTELSDLEGSSHQGKTSVRQEHQQGRGESHNLDDFTFTKP encoded by the exons ATGGCTGGTGGTGCTGCCGGAGAGAGGTCTTTGAAGGAAACACCAACCTGGGCAGTGGCTACTGTCTGTGCTGTGTTTGTGTTATTGTCTATTGCAATTGAGCATGGCATTCATTCCCTTGGAAAG TGGTTTCTGAAGCGGCAGAAGAAGGCCATGATTGAAGCCTTGGAGAAGATAAAAGCCG AGTTAATGTTATTAGGCTTCATATCCCTGCTACTCACTTTTGGTACAAGATTTATATCTAAGATATGCATCCCAAAAAGCCTAGGAAACACCATGCTTCCATGCAATGTGAAGAACGCATATAGTGAAGATCATGGAGACGGTGGAGGTGATGACCGGAGAAAGTTACTTTCAGTTGCTGAGAATGTAATATGGCACAGGGTTTTGGCTGCTGCTGGAGGTGGAGGTGATTATTGTTCTAATAAG AACAAAGTACCATTGATTTCACAATCAGGGGTGCATCAACTGCATATCTTTATATTTGTCCTTGCCGTCTTCCATGTTCTTTATAGTGTCCTCACCATTGCATTGGCTAAAGCCAAG ATGAAGAAGTGGCAGGCTTGGGAATCAGAAACATCGTCCATCGAGTATCAATTCACTAATG ATCCTGCAAGGTTCAGGTTCGCCCATCAAACTTCCTTCGTGAGGCGTCATTCTGGAATATCCAGAATACCTGGAATTAGATGGATT GTGGCATTTTTTAGACAATTTTTTGGATCAATATCAAAGGTGGATTATATAACGATGAGACATGGATTTATTACT GCACATTTGTCTCCAAATTCCAAATTCGACTTCCATAAGTACATTAAAAGATCTATGGAAGATGATTTTAAGGTGGTCGTCGGTATTAG CTTTCCGCTATGGGCTTGTGCAGTGATCTTTTTGCTGCTAAATGTCTACA ATTGGTATACACTTAGCTGGATAACATTGGTGCCCCTTGTT ATACTTCTTTCAGTTGGTACGAAGCTTGAATTGATAATCATGGAGATGGCTCATGAAATCCAAGATCGAAGTACTGTGGTTAGAGGAGCTCCACTGGTGGAGCCAAGCAACAAATACTTCTGGTTCAGTCGTCCCGAATGGATTCTCTTCTTGATACAGTATACATTGTTTGAG AATGCTTTTCAAATGGCATATTTCTTGTGGACATTG tatgAGTTTGGCATCAAATCTTGCTTCCATGAAAATCTGGGTTTGATGCTGGGAAGGGTTTTGCTTGGGGTGGCACTTCAAATCCTCTGCAGCTACATTACTTTTCCTCTCTATGCCTTGGTAACACAG ATGGGAAGTCACATGAAGCAAGCAATCTTTGAGGAACAAACGGCAAAGGCTCTCATGAAATGGAGGAAAGCCgcgaaggacaagaagaagctGAGAAACGGAGCAGTAGTTGATGGTTCTGTTTCTGGCTTCATGAGTGGAGAAACCACACCTTCCAGGACTGCTTCACCAGCACATCTTCTTCACAATTACAAATACAAGTCCCATCAAGCAGACATCGAAAGCGTTGGCAATTCCCCGGTATCTTATCATTCAGATACAGAGCTTTCAGATCTTGAAGGCTCAAGTCATCAGGGAAAAACATCTGTCAGACAAGAGCATCAACAAGGACGCGGAGAATCGCATAATCTGGATGATTTCACTTTTACCAAGCCTTGA
- the LOC120010145 gene encoding protein S-acyltransferase 21-like, with the protein MARRHGWQLPFHTFQIVAITVFFVLSVAYYAFFAPFLGKDTYEYVAVGVYSVLAFSVFILYVRCTAIDPADPGILLEVDKTSSYKSHNNTGNESFFEEPSKIRLKNGGKSDIHGSSWCSKLGGLFCCFLVREDCRSDENLLSHQSREEEALFCTLCNAEVRKFSKHCRSCNKCVDGFDHHCRWLNNCVGRKNYFSFVCLMAASLLWLTVECGVGIAVFVRCFVDRNTTEHQITERLGVGFSRPPFATVVGLCTAVSLLAIVPLGELFFFHMILLRKGITTYEYVVAMRTQSEPPGPSVDGGDQQTLPSSPTSSAVTAISGRSSLGMSLQYKGAWCTPPRIFMDHQVIHEQDEIIPHLEPGRLPSTVDPDAIPADKGIKVSQRPVRISAWKLAKLDSNEAVKAAAKARASSSVLRPVSSRHHPYDADQLSSSNASGRSSPISTDQGFHNKNTKAGTSRLFASKSSYLPSHASREDIETCDHSLSNFSSPRLSNLTPSPLQQQTSNVDHFNPMYRTSADQSPWSVKQNEGNEYAAQADVMRIPMKKNSGTAENLRSSVYWDQEAGRFVSSSSGVVGSSSQAPGTELLFTGQSIFFGGPLVNEHQNRGARNYSSLTAGQDLNAMSSHYQQQGRSHRGGQLPVFVPSDLQQNQSHRGN; encoded by the exons ATGGCGCGGCGTCATGGATGGCAACTACCTTTCCACACATTTCAG ATTGTGGCTATAACAGTCTTTTTTGTGCTCTCTGTTGCATACTACGCCTTCTTCGCTCCCTTTCTTGGGAAGGACACTTATGAATACGTTGCTGTTGGCGTTTATTCGGTCTTG GCATTCTCTGTATTTATTCTTTATGTAAGATGCACAGCTATTGATCCTGCTGATCCTGGGATACTGCTTGAAGTTGACAAGACTTCATCCTACAAATCTCACAACAACACAG GAAATGAATCTTTCTTTGAAGAACCCAGCAAGATAAGattaaagaatggaggaaaGTCTGATATACATGGCTCAAGCTGGTGCTCAAAACTTGgtggtttgttttgttgttttcttgtaAGAGAAGATTGTCGCAGTGATGAAAATCTGCTATCGCACCAATCTCGAGAAGAAGAGGCTCTGTTTTGCACTTTGTGCAATGCTGAG GTACGGAAGTTCAGTAAACATTGCAGAAGTTGCAACAAATGTGTTGATGGATTTGATCATCACTGTCGG TGGTTGAATAATTGTGTTGGGAGGAAAAACTATTTCAGTTTTGTATGCCTAATGGCAGCCAGCCTTCTTTGG CTCACCGTTGAATGTGGTGTGGGTATTGCTGTCTTTGTTCGATGCTTTGTGGACAGAAACACTACAGAGCATCAGATAACAGAAAGACTCGGAGTTGGATTTTCTCGTCCCCCCTTCGCCACTGTGGTG GGGCTATGCACAGCCGTTTCGCTTTTGGCTATTGTGCCTCTAGGAGAATTGTTCTTTTTCCATATGATTCTCCTCCGGAAG GGTATCACAACATATGAATATGTCGTTGCTATGAGAACACAAAGCGAACCTCCTGGACCATCTGTAGATGGAGGTGATCAACAGACTCTACCATCTTCGCCAACAAGTTCAGCTGTAACTGCGATAAGTGGCAGAAGTTCTCTTGGAATGAGCTTGCAATATAAAGGTGCTTGGTGTACTCCTCCACGAATTTTCATGGACCACCAG GTCATCCATGAGCAGGATGAAATCATCCCACATTTGGAGCCAGGGCGCTTACCGTCTACTGTTGATCCGGATGCAATACCAGCTGACAAGGGGATAAAGGTATCCCAACGACCTGTTCGAATCAGCGCATGGAAACTTGCAAAACTTGATTCTAATGAGGCAGTGAAAGCAGCTGCTAAGGCTAGAGCATCATCTTCGGTGCTTCGTCCCGTAAGTTCCCGGCACCATCCATATGATGCTGATCAGCTATCCAGCAGCAATGCAAGTGGAAGAAGCAGTCCAATAAGTACTGATCAAGGGTTTCACAACAAAAATACGAAAGCAGGGACATCAAGGTTATttgcttccaagagttcatatcTGCCTAGTCATGCTAGCAGGGAAGATATTGAGACATGCGATCACAGTCTTAGTAACTTCAGCAGCCCTCGACTTTCCAACCTCACTCCTTCTCCATTGCAGCAACAAACATCAAACGTAGATCACTTTAACCCCATGTATAGAACCTCAGCTGATCAGTCTCCTTGGTCAGTGAAACAAAATGAGGGGAATGAATATGCTGCTCAGGCAGATGTAATGAGAATTCCTATGAAGAAAAACTCGGGTACTGCAGAAAATTTGAGAAGTTCAGTTTATTGGGATCAAGAAGCTGGACGCTTTGTCTCTTCATCTTCGGGAGTTGTTGGCTCTTCTTCCCAGGCTCCTGGAACTGAGCTTTTGTTCACGGGTCAATCCATATTTTTCGGTGGCCCTCTTGTCAATGAACATCAGAACCGAGGGGCAAGAAACTACAGTTCACTGACTGCTGGCCAGGATCTAAATGCCATGTCAAGTCATTACCAGCAGCAGGGAAGATCTCATAGGGGTGGCCAGCTCCCTGTGTTTGTTCCAAGTGACCTTCAGCAAAACCAATCTCATAGGGGGAACTGA
- the LOC120010144 gene encoding MLO-like protein 9, whose protein sequence is MAGGATHGARELDRTPTWAVSAVCAGIIVISIILEKVLHLIGEFFQERKKKALFEALEKVKNELMVLGFISLLLTFGQNYISKFCIPTRFADTMLPCPPHDHPAADLHEYGNVPSGGKEEHHRRLLWFERRSLAGGAPSVGCKEGHLPLISVNGLHQLHIFIFFLAVFHVIYSCITMGLGKLKIRGWKDWEKETMRNHEMMNDPARFRLTHETSFVKGHNSFWTKTPALFYIVCFLRQFSRSVRRADYLTMRHGFISVHLAPGSKFDFQKYIKRSLEDDFKVVVGISPLLWASVVLFLLVNVDGWQAMLWISILPLVVTLAVGTKLQAIIAQMALEIQEKHAVVQGIPLVQVSDRHFWFSWPPLVLYLIHFVLFQNAFEITYFFWIWYEFGLESCFHSNFTYVIVRVCLGIGAQFLCSYSTLPLYALVTQMGSTMKRSVFDEQTSKALKQWHQKAAKKKTEEGSEMRTRVLGGSPGDSLVNSPANHRRPNSTNVGVELSDIDAHTTSPHRTANIVASVDLHGDQQRQRNDNNGFPDLLSGP, encoded by the exons ATGGCAGGAGGTGCCACCCATGGAGCAAGAGAGCTCGATCGGACGCCGACATGGGCTGTCTCTGCAGTTTGTGCAGGAATCATTGTGATCTCTATCATCCTGGAGAAAGTTCTTCACCTTATTGGGGAG ttttttcaagaaaggaagaaaaaagctCTATTTGAAGCTCTTGAGAAAGTTAAAAATG AGCTTATGGTTTTAGGGTTCATATCCCTACTTCTGACATTCGGACAAAACTACATTTCCAAATTCTGTATTCCCACAAGATTTGCAGATACTATGTTACCATGTCCAC CCCATGACCATCCTGCTGCTGACTTGCATGAATATGGCAATGTACCTTCTGGGGGTAAAGAGGAACATCATCGTAGGCTTTTATGGTTCGAACGTAGATCTTTGGCTGGTGGTGCTCCATCTGTAGGCTGCAAGGAG GGGCACTTACCCCTTATTTCAGTGAACGGGTTGCACCAGTTGCACATCTTCATATTCTTTTTGGCCGTGTTTCATGTGATATACAGTTGCATAACAATGGGTCTTGGAAAACTAAAG ATCCGTGGATGGAAGGACTGGGAAAAAGAGACCATGAGAAATCATGAAATGATGAATG ATCCTGCAAGATTCAGGCTTACTCATGAGACTTCATTTGTAAAAGGTCACAATAGTTTCTGGACGAAAACACCTGCGCTGTTTTATATT GTATGCTTCCTGCGGCAGTTCTCCAGGTCTGTTAGAAGGGCCGATTATTTAACAATGCGACATGGATTCATTTCT GTTCACTTAGCACCTGGAAGTAAGTTCGATttccaaaaatatattaaaaggtCATTGGAAGACGATTTCAAAGTGGTCGTTGGAATCAG TCCACTATTATGGGCTTCTGTGGTGTTATTTCTGCTCGTAAACGTCGATG GATGGCAGGCAATGCTGTGGATATCGATACTTCCTCTAGTG GTAACTTTAGCAGTTGGGACAAAGCTCCAAGCTATTATAGCACAAATGGCACTTGAAATCCAAGAAAAACATGCTGTCGTCCAAGGAATACCTCTCGTTCAAGTCTCTGACCGACATTTTTGGTTCAGTTGGCCTCCGTTAGTCCTTTATCTCATCCATTTTGTCCTCTTTCAG AATGCATTCGAGATAACATATTTCTTTTGGATATGG TATGAGTTTGGATTGGAATCCTGCTTTCACTCCAACTTTACTTATGTGATTGTTAGAGTTTGTCTCGG GATTGgagctcaatttctatgcagcTACAGCACACTTCCTCTATATGCCCTTGTCACTCAG ATGGGATCAACCATGAAGAGGTCAGTTTTTGATGAACAGACATCTAAGGCCTTAAAGCAATGGCACCAAAAGGCTGCAAAGAAAAAGACTGAAGAAGGTTCAGAAATGCGGACTAGGGTTCTTGGTGGGAGCCCGGGGGACTCACTGGTGAATTCTCCGGCGAATCATAGGCGTCCGAATTCAACTAATGTTGGTGTTGAACTGTCTGATATTGATGCACATACAACATCACCTCATCGGACAGCAAACATTGTCGCCAGTGTGGATCTTCATGGGGATCAACAGCGCCAGCGCAACGATAACAATGGATTCCCAGACCTATTATCTGGACCTTGA
- the LOC120010816 gene encoding peptidyl-prolyl cis-trans isomerase FKBP18, chloroplastic isoform X1: MAMASVRSLNRLTVDDHLHHHLRVCAKPINDQGIHQPKVVAFSTPISRRCGILILSLPFSLILLPQLSEARERRNKKSIPLEDYLTSPADGLRYYDIVEGKGPVAEKGSRVQVHFDCLYRNITAVSSRESKLLAGNRIIAQPYEFKVGDRPGKERKREFVDNPNGLFSAQAAPKPPPALYSITEGMKVGGKRTVIVPPEAGYGQKGMNEIPPGSMFELNIELLQIMPPEGK, translated from the exons ATGGCCATGGCTTCTGTAAGGAGCTTAAACAGACTAACCGTTGATGATCACCTGCATCATCATCTTCGAGTCTGTGCGAAACCCATCAATGATCAAGGGATTCACCAACCAAAGGTAGTTGCTTTCTCAACACCCATTTCGAGAAGATGTGGGATTTTGATCCTTTCACTGCCTTTTAGCCTCATTTTACTACCCCAGTTATCAGAGGCCAGAGAGAGACGCAACAAGAAGAGTATTCCTCTTGAAGACTATCTCACCAGCC CAGCTGATGGATTGAGATACTACGATATAGTTGAGGGAAAGGGCCCAGTAGCTGAAAAAGGATCAAGAGTTCAG GTGCACTTTGACTGCTTATATCGGAACATTACTGCTGTGTCTAGTCGAGAATCTAAACTTTTAGCTGGAAATCGTATCATTGCACAG CCATATGAATTCAAGGTTGGAGATCGTCCAGGCAAAGAACGTAAGCGTGAATTTGTGGACAATCCAAATGGTTTGTTTTCTGCTCAGGCTGCACCGAAACCCCCACCAGCTCTGTACTCAATTACAGAAGGAATGAAAGTAGGGGGAAAG AGAACAGTGATTGTTCCTCCAGAGGCAGGCTATGGCCAGAAGGGAATGAATGAGATCCCG CCAGGGAGTATGTTTGAGCTGAACATTGAGCTCTTGCAAATTATGCCACCTGAAGGAAAGTAA
- the LOC120010431 gene encoding uncharacterized protein LOC120010431 codes for MTSISTSLSLTRNPLDSPGLPLKPLERSLGNARTTNVSFCPSHPRKAQLSTSRGTLRIQASYRDDGRPSNGSVFVGGFVLGGLVVGALGCVFAPQISKALAGTDRKDLMRKLPKFIYDEEKALEKTRKVLAKKIEQLNSAIDEVSSQLRSEDVPNGAAVNSDEIEAAI; via the exons ATGACTTCCATTTCTACTTCCCTTTCTTTGACGAGAAACCCACTAGACTCACCTG GCTTGCCCCTAAAGCCATTGGAAAGAAGTCTCGGAAATGCTCGCACCACGAATGTGTCATTTTGCCCAAGTCATCCTAGGAAAGCACAACTATCCACCTCTAGAGGAACACTCAGAATTCAAGCGAGCTATCG TGATGACGGAAGGCCAAGCAATGGAAGTGTCTTTGTTGGTGGTTTTGTCTTGGGAGGACTCGTAGTTGGTGCCCTCGGATGTGTATTTGCTCCTCAG ATCAGCAAGGCACTCGCTGGCACTGACCGAAAAGATCTCATGAGAAAACTGCCTAAATTCATCTATGACGAAGAAAAAGCTCTGGAG AAAACAAGGAAAGTGCTTGCTAAGAAAATTGAACAACTGAACTCTGCAATTGATGAAGTTTCTTCTCAGCTCCGATCAGAGGATGTCCCAAATGGAGCAGCTGTGAATTCAGATGAAATTGAAGCAGCCATTTGA
- the LOC120010816 gene encoding peptidyl-prolyl cis-trans isomerase FKBP18, chloroplastic isoform X4 — protein MAMASVRSLNRLTVDDHLHHHLRVCAKPINDQGIHQPKLSEARERRNKKSIPLEDYLTSPDGLRYYDIVEGKGPVAEKGSRVQVHFDCLYRNITAVSSRESKLLAGNRIIAQPYEFKVGDRPGKERKREFVDNPNGLFSAQAAPKPPPALYSITEGMKVGGKRTVIVPPEAGYGQKGMNEIPPGSMFELNIELLQIMPPEGK, from the exons ATGGCCATGGCTTCTGTAAGGAGCTTAAACAGACTAACCGTTGATGATCACCTGCATCATCATCTTCGAGTCTGTGCGAAACCCATCAATGATCAAGGGATTCACCAACCAAAG TTATCAGAGGCCAGAGAGAGACGCAACAAGAAGAGTATTCCTCTTGAAGACTATCTCACCAGCC CTGATGGATTGAGATACTACGATATAGTTGAGGGAAAGGGCCCAGTAGCTGAAAAAGGATCAAGAGTTCAG GTGCACTTTGACTGCTTATATCGGAACATTACTGCTGTGTCTAGTCGAGAATCTAAACTTTTAGCTGGAAATCGTATCATTGCACAG CCATATGAATTCAAGGTTGGAGATCGTCCAGGCAAAGAACGTAAGCGTGAATTTGTGGACAATCCAAATGGTTTGTTTTCTGCTCAGGCTGCACCGAAACCCCCACCAGCTCTGTACTCAATTACAGAAGGAATGAAAGTAGGGGGAAAG AGAACAGTGATTGTTCCTCCAGAGGCAGGCTATGGCCAGAAGGGAATGAATGAGATCCCG CCAGGGAGTATGTTTGAGCTGAACATTGAGCTCTTGCAAATTATGCCACCTGAAGGAAAGTAA
- the LOC120010816 gene encoding peptidyl-prolyl cis-trans isomerase FKBP18, chloroplastic isoform X3: MAMASVRSLNRLTVDDHLHHHLRVCAKPINDQGIHQPKLSEARERRNKKSIPLEDYLTSPADGLRYYDIVEGKGPVAEKGSRVQVHFDCLYRNITAVSSRESKLLAGNRIIAQPYEFKVGDRPGKERKREFVDNPNGLFSAQAAPKPPPALYSITEGMKVGGKRTVIVPPEAGYGQKGMNEIPPGSMFELNIELLQIMPPEGK; encoded by the exons ATGGCCATGGCTTCTGTAAGGAGCTTAAACAGACTAACCGTTGATGATCACCTGCATCATCATCTTCGAGTCTGTGCGAAACCCATCAATGATCAAGGGATTCACCAACCAAAG TTATCAGAGGCCAGAGAGAGACGCAACAAGAAGAGTATTCCTCTTGAAGACTATCTCACCAGCC CAGCTGATGGATTGAGATACTACGATATAGTTGAGGGAAAGGGCCCAGTAGCTGAAAAAGGATCAAGAGTTCAG GTGCACTTTGACTGCTTATATCGGAACATTACTGCTGTGTCTAGTCGAGAATCTAAACTTTTAGCTGGAAATCGTATCATTGCACAG CCATATGAATTCAAGGTTGGAGATCGTCCAGGCAAAGAACGTAAGCGTGAATTTGTGGACAATCCAAATGGTTTGTTTTCTGCTCAGGCTGCACCGAAACCCCCACCAGCTCTGTACTCAATTACAGAAGGAATGAAAGTAGGGGGAAAG AGAACAGTGATTGTTCCTCCAGAGGCAGGCTATGGCCAGAAGGGAATGAATGAGATCCCG CCAGGGAGTATGTTTGAGCTGAACATTGAGCTCTTGCAAATTATGCCACCTGAAGGAAAGTAA
- the LOC120010816 gene encoding peptidyl-prolyl cis-trans isomerase FKBP18, chloroplastic isoform X2 — protein MAMASVRSLNRLTVDDHLHHHLRVCAKPINDQGIHQPKVVAFSTPISRRCGILILSLPFSLILLPQLSEARERRNKKSIPLEDYLTSPDGLRYYDIVEGKGPVAEKGSRVQVHFDCLYRNITAVSSRESKLLAGNRIIAQPYEFKVGDRPGKERKREFVDNPNGLFSAQAAPKPPPALYSITEGMKVGGKRTVIVPPEAGYGQKGMNEIPPGSMFELNIELLQIMPPEGK, from the exons ATGGCCATGGCTTCTGTAAGGAGCTTAAACAGACTAACCGTTGATGATCACCTGCATCATCATCTTCGAGTCTGTGCGAAACCCATCAATGATCAAGGGATTCACCAACCAAAGGTAGTTGCTTTCTCAACACCCATTTCGAGAAGATGTGGGATTTTGATCCTTTCACTGCCTTTTAGCCTCATTTTACTACCCCAGTTATCAGAGGCCAGAGAGAGACGCAACAAGAAGAGTATTCCTCTTGAAGACTATCTCACCAGCC CTGATGGATTGAGATACTACGATATAGTTGAGGGAAAGGGCCCAGTAGCTGAAAAAGGATCAAGAGTTCAG GTGCACTTTGACTGCTTATATCGGAACATTACTGCTGTGTCTAGTCGAGAATCTAAACTTTTAGCTGGAAATCGTATCATTGCACAG CCATATGAATTCAAGGTTGGAGATCGTCCAGGCAAAGAACGTAAGCGTGAATTTGTGGACAATCCAAATGGTTTGTTTTCTGCTCAGGCTGCACCGAAACCCCCACCAGCTCTGTACTCAATTACAGAAGGAATGAAAGTAGGGGGAAAG AGAACAGTGATTGTTCCTCCAGAGGCAGGCTATGGCCAGAAGGGAATGAATGAGATCCCG CCAGGGAGTATGTTTGAGCTGAACATTGAGCTCTTGCAAATTATGCCACCTGAAGGAAAGTAA